In one Paramormyrops kingsleyae isolate MSU_618 chromosome 18, PKINGS_0.4, whole genome shotgun sequence genomic region, the following are encoded:
- the timm10b gene encoding mitochondrial import inner membrane translocase subunit Tim10 B, with translation MDHDQQLRNLRDFLLVYNRMTEICFLRCTSNLNYRNLTMDEERCVDSCASKLIRSNHRLMGTYVQLMPRIVQKRLDEMESKTAEVSKGNAGVEPPPAVVPGGTSSAGPLPGTSPTVSPVLAAAQPSATASGGSSAPLYPVQEPTTVPMPTVTQGVLPGMVSAEKHQPVPSSSPSNGSTSSASSLGPSDQTGQQILASPLLK, from the exons ATGGATCACGACCAACAATTAAGAAAT CTGCGGGATTTTCTGCTCGTTTACAATCGGATGACAGAGATCTGCTTCCTGAGGTGCACCAGCAACCTGAACTACAGAAATCTCACGATGGATGAG GAGCGTTGTGTAGACAGTTGTGCGAGCAAACTGATCCGCTCCAACCACCGCCTGATGGGCACCTACGTGCAGCTGATGCCGCGCATCGTGCAGAAGCGGCTTGACGAGATGGAGAGTAAGACGGCCGAGGTGTCCAAGGGCAACGCAGGTGTGGAGCCACCGCCTGCGGTGGTACCTGGGGGAACCTCCTCAGCAGGCCCACTGCCGGGAACATCACCGACGGTGTCACCCGTATTGGCTGCTGCTCAGCCCTCTGCTACGGCTTCAGGAGGAAGCAGTGCCCCATTGTACCCAGTACAGGAACCAACAACAGTACCAATGCCAACTGTAACACAAGGGGTTCTGCCGGGTATGGTCAGTGCAGAGAAGCACCAACCAGTTCCTTCCAGTTCTCCTAGTAATGGTAGTACCTCTTCTGCATCAAGCCTGGGACCTTCTGACCAGACTGGACAACAGATTCTGGCTTCACCCTTattaaaatga